One window from the genome of Podospora pseudocomata strain CBS 415.72m chromosome 6, whole genome shotgun sequence encodes:
- the YSH1 gene encoding endoribonuclease ysh1 (COG:A; BUSCO:EOG09260RRC; EggNog:ENOG503NWQM) produces MASKRKAAAMASATVTEEPVDPSDELMFLCLGGGNEVGRSCHIIQYKGKTVMLDAGQHPAYDGLAALPFFDDFDLSTVDVLLISHFHIDHAASLPYVLAKTNFRGRVFMTHPTKAIYKWLIQDSVRVGNTSSNPTTQLVYTEQDHLNTFPQIEAIDYHTTHTISGIRVTPYPAGHVLGAAMFLIEIAGLNIFFTGDYSREQDRHLVSAQVPKGVKIDVLITESTYGIASHVPRLEREQALMKSITGILNRGGRVLMPVFALGRAQELLLILDEYWDKHAEYQKYPIYYASNLARKCMLVYQTYVGAMNDNIKRLFRERMAEAEASGDGAGKGGPWDFKFIRSLKSIDRFEDVGGCVMLASPGMLQNGVSRELLERWAPSEKNGVIITGYSVEGTMAKQIMQEPEHIQAVMSRNTGGGRRGPGRDAEKVLIPRRCTVQEYSFAAHVDGTENREFIEEVAAPVVILVHGEVHNMMRLKSKLLSLNATKTSKVKVFSPKNCEELRIPFKTDKTAKVVGKLASILQPLSSPEEPQLITGVLVQNDFKMSLMAPEDLREFAGLTTTTISCKQRMRLSAAGVDLIKWGLEGTFGTIEELPISKKLSSNGEDHDMNGSGQEVADEELSVDEVLAAYLVMGVITVRHRSNGEVEIEWEGNMLNDGIADAVMAVLLAIESSPAAVKRSASKNPHSHSHSFNLPVRNLHSNLSATERLERLMLFLEAQFGADNVSPIAEPNLSPVPPPQPKIKSSEGDDEEADASMDVSEDEEHGATQLAQRREAELARLHKLGIPVPGINIRVDKMEAKVWLEGLEIECGNKVFGDRVRAVVERAVEVTAPLWG; encoded by the exons ACTGTAACCGAGGAGCCTGTTGACCCCAGTGACGAGCTGATGTTTCTCtgtcttggaggaggcaATGAAGTTGGCCGTTCATGTCATATCATTCAATACAAGGGAAAGACAGTCATG CTTGATGCCGGCCAACATCCCGCCTATGATGGGCTTGCAGCCCTTCCGTTCTTTGACGACTTTGACCTGAGCACTGTAGATGTGCTTCTCATCAGCCA TTTCCATATCGATCATGCTGCCTCATTACCCTATGTCTTGGCAAAGACAAACTTCCGCGGTCGTGTGTTCATGACACATCCCACTAAGGCTATCTACAAGTGGTTGATCCAAGACAGCGTCAGAGTCGGCAACACATCGTCCAACCCAACAACGCAGCTGGTCTACACAGAACAAGACCACTTGAACACATTTCCCCAGATCGAAGCCATCGACTATCATACAACACACACCATCTCGGGCATTCGGGTGACGCCATACCCAGCCGGCCATGTGCTCGGCGCAGCCATGTTTCTTATTGAGATTGCAGGTTTAAACATCTTCTTCACTGGCGATTACTCCCGCGAGCAAGATCGTCACTTGGTATCAGCCCAAGTGCCAAAAGGCGTGAAGATCGATGTCTTGATCACCGAGTCAACATACGGCATTGCCTCCCACGTCCCACGTTTGGAGAGAGAACAGGCCCTCATGAAGTCCATCACAGGCATTCTCAACAGGGGTGGCCGTGTTCTGATGCCCGTTTTTGCCCTCGGCAGAGCCCAGGAGCTTCTTCTTATTCTAGATGAATACTGGGACAAGCATGCCGAGTATCAGAAGTACCCAATCTACTACGCCAGCAACCTCGCCAGGAAGTGTATGCTGGTGTACCAAACATATGTTGGTGCGATGaacgacaacatcaagcGTCTGTTCCGGGAGCGCATGGCTGAGGCTGAGGCgtctggtgatggtgccggtAAGGGTGGGCCGTGGGACTTCAAGTTCATCCGCTCGCTCAAGAGCATTGATAGGTTTGAGGATGTGGGCGGGTGCGTGATGCTTGCCAGTCCCGGTATGCTGCAGAACGGTGTCAGCAGGGAACTTCTTGAGCGGTGGGCTCCCAGCGAGAAGAACGGTGTTATCATCACCGGTTATAGCGTGGAGGGCACGATGGCCAAGCAGATCATGCAGGAGCCCGAACACATTCAAGCCGTCATGTCGCGGAATACCGGTGGAGGCAGGCGAGGCCCTGGAAGAGACGCCGAGAAGGTTTTGATTCCGAGGCGTTGCACCGTCCAGGAGTACTCTTTTGCCGCCCATGTCGACGGCACCGAGAACAGAGAGTTTattgaggaggttgcggCACCTGTAGTG ATTCTTGTCCACGGTGAGGTTCACAATATGATGCGTCTGAAATCCAAACTGCTCTCTTTAAACGCGACCAAGACAAGCAAGGTCAAGGTTTTCAGTCCCAAGAACTGCGAGGAGCTCCGCATTCCATTCAAGACCGACAAGACTGCCAAGGTTGTCGGCAAGCTTGCGTCGATCCTACAGCCTCTGAGCTCCCCCGAGGAGCCCCAGCTCATCACCGGTGTTCTCGTCCAGAACGACTTCAAGATGTCATTGATGGCGCCTGAAGATCTCCGCGAATTCGCTGGTCttaccaccacaaccatctcTTGCAAGCAGCGCATGAGGCTCAGTGCCGCGGGCGTCGACCTGATCAAGTGGGGCCTGGAAGGAACATTTGGTACCATTGAAGAGCTCCCAATCTCCAAGAAGCTGTCTTCAAATGGAGAAGACCACGACATGAATGGCTCTGGACAGGAGGTGGCCGACGAGGAGCTTTCCGTCGACGAAGTACTCGCTGCCTATCTCGTCATGGGCGTAATCACGGTTCGCCACCGGTCCAACGGCGAGGTCGAAATTGAGTGGGAAGGAAACATGCTCAACGATGGTATCGCAGATGCGGTAATGGCCGTCTTGCTAGCCATCGAATCCTCCCCAGCGGCAGTAAAAC GCTCTGCCTCCAAAAACCCACATTCCCACTCTCACTCGTTCAATCTCCCCGTTCGGAACCTGCACTCTAACCTCTCCGCTACTGAACGCCTCGAGCGCCTCATGCTCTTCCTCGAGGCCCAGTTCGGGGCAGACAACGTCTCCCCCATCGCCGAGCCCAATCTGTCCCCtgttccccctccccagccaaaGATCAAATCTTCCGAgggtgacgacgaagaagcagACGCCAGCATGGACGTctccgaggacgaggagcatGGAGCTACGCAGCTGGCCCAGAGAAGAGAGGCCGAGCTGGCGAGGCTGCACAAACTGGGCATTCCCGTGCCAGGGATCAACATCAGGGTGGACAAGATGGAGGCCAAGGTTTGGCTGGAGGGTCTGGAGATTGAGTGTGGCAACAAGGTGTTTGGAGATCGGGTGAGGGccgtggtggagagggccgTTGAGGTTACTGCGCCTCTGTGGGGGTAA
- a CDS encoding hypothetical protein (EggNog:ENOG503NXB0; COG:S), translating into MAVSKPRPAHLHVSPLGTPSRDCSPDYLTMTRDRPATPDRASRSSFSSIRENESTLPQCFSKTKISSYLDPEAIDDLLSPPSPTGSTSSTDSQELKMIQTQTHTHTHTQPHTQPPTKFLPPVTNPNSRLLGYWTPADSFRGWKEIQVKGKLASKSFGDLQILHQVFKDTPKPTKRGGANRPGDAPLERLPTEILTSIINLLALDVPPNGVSRRNVDLMSLLLTSRTLHIATLTTLYSKITIPHSRIFQKFLAHISEHSTLGTIVRRLDFCHFNPAQLFSTAAERSQARNLTSETLLRCLDLTPNLQEFLAQEYLDDDLNADVLRKLFLGLPRLQAVDFCGCTSTKFKEAFTSIVSPDWPPVLSIRRLSLHKCLTLPSVVLETILPRLNHLTHLDVAGTRITDAALAAIPVTARITHLNLAKCTLLSARGVIDFLTNHPAAKELEFLSLATDARSHQLFDAESLNELLPVLPRTLKSLSLKGSKMEPSHVELLRPLTKHLEEFAIGRSLTLADVNRLFLPDENTEDDVQMQLDWVPHTLKYLDLSDFWGQELDLVYLFSSGCAILKNFSEPLEVIEVAEDVFKRVKKSAAAVERAGWKMSECGSRGWLVRQPLKDATTGKPIVRDDGRRSWKMGADSWGMRKIPVARSEVGGMYGSFMFGRKL; encoded by the exons ATGGCGGTCTCCAAGCCGAGACCAGCCCATTTGCACGTCTCCCCCCTGGGAACACCTTCGAGGGACTGCTCCCCGGACTACTTAACCATGACCCGGGATCGGCCTGCCACCCCGGACCGGGCATCCCgctcttctttctcgtcCATCCGGGAAAACGAAAGCACCTTACCCCAGTGCTTTTCCAAAACAAAGATTTCATCCTATCTCGACCCTGAGGCCATCGACGACTTGCTCTCTCCTCCCAGCCCGACAGGATCGACTTCTAGCACCGATTCTCAGGAACTGAAGATGATCCAAACTCAGACTCACACCCACACTCACACTCAACCTCAcactcaaccccccaccaagtTCCTGCCGCCCGTCACGAACCCCAACAGCCGGCTCCTTGGATATTGGACTCCCGCCGATTCCTTCAGAGGCTGGAAGGAGATTCAGGTCAAGGGAAAACTTGCCAGTAAGAGCTTCGGAGACCTCCAGATCCTTCATCAAGTCTTCAAGGACAcgcccaagcccaccaagcgTGGGGGTGCCAACAGACCCGGCGATGCTCCTCTCGAGAGACTCCCGACTGAGATTTTGA cctccatcatcaaccttcttgcccttgatgTCCCCCCCAATGGGGTCTCGAGGCGCAATGTCGACCTCATGTCGTTGTTGCTGACCTCGCGGACGCTTCACATCGCGACCTTAACCACTCTCTACAGCAAGATCACGATTCCCCACTCGCGAATTTTCCAAAAGTTCCTCGCCCACATTTCGGAGCACTCCACCCTGGGCACAATTGTGCGGCGGCTTGATTTTTGCCACTTCAACCCTGCGCAGCTCTTCTCCACAGCGGCCGAACGCTCGCAAGCGCGCAACCTTACCTCAGAGACCCTCCTCCGATGCCTCGacctcacccccaacctGCAAGAGTTTCTTGCGCAGGAATACCTCGACGATGATTTGAACGCCGATGTATTGCGGAAGCTCTTCCTTGGCTTGCCGAGGCTGCAGGCGGTGGATTTCTGCGGTTGCACGTCGACCAAGTTCAAGGAGGCTTTCACATCGATAGTGTCGCCCGACTGGCCCCCTGTGCTTTCGATCCGTCGTCTCTCACTGCACAAGTGCCTCACCCTGCCCTCGGTCGTGCTCGAGACCATTCTCCCAAGGCTAAACCACCTTACGCACCTCGATGTTGCGGGTACGCGGATAACAGACGCTGCCCTTGCTGCGATCCCGGTGACTGCCCGCATTACACACCTCAATCTGGCCAAGTGCACGCTTTTGAGTGCCAGGGGCGTCATTGACTTCCTGACAAACCACCCTGCTGCCAAGGAGCTCGAGTTCTTGAGCTTGGCCACCGATGCCAGAAGCCACCAGCTTTTCGACGCCGAGAGCCTCAACGAATTGCTTCCTGTTCTTCCCAGGACCCTCAAGTCTCTCAGTTTAAAGGGCAGCAAGATGGAGCCCTCCCATGTTGAGCTTCTCCGGCCGCTGACCAAGCATCTCGAGGAGTTTGCCATAGGCCGCTCTCTCACTTTGGCGGACGTCAaccgccttttccttcctgaCGAGAACACCGAGGATGATGTGCAGATGCAGCTGGACTGGGTCCCTCATACTCTCAAGTATTTGGACCTGTCTGACTTCTGGGGTCAGGAGCTCGATCTGGTCTATCTTTTTAGCAGCGGCTGCGCCATTCTCAAGAACTTTTCTGAGCCATTGGAAGTTATCGAGGTTGCCGAAGATGTGTTcaagagggtgaagaagtcGGCCGCGGCGGTGGAGCGTGCTGGCTGGAAGATGTCAGAGTGTGGCAGCCGAGGATGGCTGGTGAGACAGCCGCTGAAGGACGCGACGACTGGCAAGCCTATTGTCAGGGACGATGGGCGTCGGTCGTGGAAGATGGGAGCTGATTCCTGGGGCATGAGAAAGATCCCAGTTGCGAGGTCTGAGGTTGGCGGAATGTATGGGAGCTTTATGTTTGGGCGCAAGCTTTGA
- a CDS encoding hypothetical protein (COG:B; EggNog:ENOG503NXGW) has protein sequence MKTAKPPASENGGSSRRAQPLRQTRMVNRGNSSSSLIANAPAQPIDIFPGLNHFTDAISALPKEIVRHFTLLKEVDAKIFNNEDKLFDNIRRALDTPPPVDPFPSSNDAHNNHIPASAPMSAQNSSSGVPPYASASTIPSATGPLNPASEARRRIFKETNLKVQEMMVALEEKNHVLLTANDALEKQMKRIESVWPNLESEFSEEAKWGSANHWAYDDVRKAQQQAKSNDKAERSRREGAAALSAAAQHVNAEEAAARSNDRKQAVAAKKNAKGQAGEGDADKTSEPAKKTQGPKSRKAPAEAATPVGLGITTGAPAGSAPAKRRKVETAKANGGAPMERAMSSVFGNSTVKPKTTSPRETPVPESGPKKRKALPTSSGQAKKRTNNAAAMSPSMASSPVIAAFPDTMKGSRASPIPTAIVPPRPASSRARQNSTQLNPEVVRQRAVSVASTKPNGNAPDTPNLSQFGEGPKINMETKVQKETPIPAPTPKSEPLRTETEIPPPVMEPLHNGNNRKEAITKAPVTAAATVAPSEEKPEPKKEKEKEVVASPAIQPTPISNVKTKSGRASKPSTPSLGTFAEATSIVSAAPTEKQTAASRSRPSRNTSEAASATDKDKNNGSSISASTTTTSKRSHKKGASISAAAAALAQASSGLNSAKASSNGGSITSEDNIKGSRGTAQHQQPPQSTQEDDDEDEPDGDEPRYCKCNGVSYGEMVGCDGVGCPREWFHLECVGLKIAPKANAKWYCDECKERLKKR, from the exons ATGAAGACGGCCAAACCTCCTGCGTCTGAGAACGGCGGCAGCAGTCGCAGAGCGCAGCCGCTCCGTCAGACGCGCATGGTCAATCGCGGCaactcctcgtcgtcgctcATCGCAAATGCTCCAGCACAGCCCATCGACATTTTCCCCGGCCTCAACCACTTTACCGATGCCATCAGCGCCCTTCCCAAGGAGATAGTCCGTCACTTCACCCTTTTGAAAGAGGTTGACGCCAAAATCTTCAACAACGAGGACAAGCTCTTCGATAACATCCGCCGTGCTCTCGACACCCCGCCTCCGGTCGACCCATTCCCGTCGTCCAATGATGCGCACAATAATCACATTCCCGCGTCGGCGCCCATGAGCGCtcagaacagcagcagcggagTGCCACCCTATGCGTCCGCCTCCACGATACCTTCTGCCACTGGCCCTCTCAATCCCGCGAGCGAGGCGCGCCGTCGGATATTCAAAGAAACAAACCTCAAGGTTcaagagatgatggtggctttggaggagaAAAATCACGTTCTTTTGACTGCCAATGATGCCCTCGAAAAGCAAATGAAACGAATTGAATCCGTGTGGCCAAATCTCGAGAGCGAATTCAGCGAGGAGGCCAAATGGGGCAGCGCTAACCATTGGGCCTACGACGATGTTCGAAAAGCACAACAGCAGGCCAAGTCCAATGACAAGGCTGAGCGATCACGCCGGGAAGGGGCTGCTGCTCTGTCAGCTGCTGCCCAGCATGTGAACgctgaggaggcggcggctcGGAGCAACGACCGAAAACAAGCAGTcgccgccaagaagaacGCGAAGGGACAAGCAGGTGAAGGCGATGCGGACAAGACGAGTGAGCCAGCCAAGAAGACACAGGGACCCAAATCTCGCAAAGCGCCTGCGGAGGCGGCGACTCCTGTCGGCCTCGGTATCACCACGGGCGCGCCGGCTGGCTCTGCTCCGGCCAAAAGACGCAAAGTTGAGACTGCTAAGGCGAACGGGGGAGCTCCTATGGAGCGCGCCATGAGCTCGGTGTTTGGTAATAGCACCGTGAAGCCAAAGACGACCAGCCCCCGAGAGACTCCCGTGCCTGAAAGCGGTCCTAAGAAGCGCAAGGCGCtcccaacatcgagtgggcAGGCAAAGAAAAG AACGAATAATGCTGCCGCTATGTCCCCGTCCATGGCCTCGTCGCCTGTCATCGCAGCATTCCCTGATACAATGAAAGGCAGCCGAGCCTCACCGATCCCAACAGCCATTGTTCCTCCCAGGCCAGCGTCTTCTCGTGCCCGTCAGAACTCTACACAACTAAATCCCGAAGTTGTGAGGCAAAGAGCTGTTTCGGTAGCGTCCACCAAGCCAAATGGAAATGCTCCGGATACGCCAAATCTCAGCCAGTTTGGCGAAGGACCCAAAATAAATATGGAAACAAAAGTACAGAAGGAGACACCCATACCTGCTCCTACCCCCAAGTCGGAGCCGCTGAGGACAGAGACCGAGATTCCGCCACCAGTAATGGAACCCCTACACAACGGCAATaacagaaaagaagccaTCACAAAGGCACCGGTAACAGCAGCGGCCACAGTAGCACCCTCCGAAGAGAAGCCTGAaccaaagaaagaaaaggagaaggaagtGGTAGCTTCGCCCGCCATTCAGCCGACCCCTATAAGTAATGTCAAGACCAAGAGCGGGCGCGCAAGCAAGCCTTCCACCCCGTCTCTAGGCACCTTTGCCGAGGCAACCTCGATAGTCTCTGCAGCCCCAACAGAAAAGCAGACGGCGGCGTCTCGCTCCCGACCATCTAGGAATACCTCGGAAGCAGCGAGCGCAACAGATAAGGACAAGAACAACGGGAGCAGCATATCCGCGAGCACAACGACGACCTCCAAGCGGAGCCATAAGAAGGGTGCTTCCATCTCTGCTGCAGCGGCAGCTCTTGCCCAGGCATCATCCGGTCTCAACTCTGCCAAGGCTTCATCCAACGGCGGCAGTATCACAAGTGAAGACAACATCAAAGGCAGCAGGGGAACTGCtcaacatcagcaacctCCGCAGAGTACTCaagaagacgatgatgaggacgaacCAGATGGGGACGAGCCAAGGTACTGCAAGTGCAACGGCGTTAGTTATGGCGAAATGGTGGGCTGTGACGGGGTGGGCTGCCCGAGAGAGTGGTTTCATCTAGAGTGCGTGGGGTTGAAAATTGCACCCAAAGCCAATG CAAAATGGTATTGCGACGAATGCAAGGAGcggttgaagaagagataA
- the RER2 gene encoding cis-prenyltransferase (COG:H; EggNog:ENOG503NVA6) encodes MSDLYLSRIRNWFLSSPPAEWAINRLRDTLIGSLSQGPIPGHVAFEMDGNRRYARSHKIETVEGHHLGFEALARVLEICYKCGVKVVTVYAFSLENFHRPKYEVDGLMQLAKVKLEQLIQHGELLDRYGASVKVLGRLDLIPPDVLEVVERAVAATSHNTTCVLNICFPYTSREEMTTAIRTTVEEYSTTPRPHSTPFSQSRITQKILSKQGDKPETLESIEETPSQSDDHDQDDAVSTATTLRSDPSTQKSEGSENVAIYPNAETITPETIDKHLYTAGCPPLDIFVRTSGVERLSDFMLWQCHQDTHIFFLKCFWPEFDLWHFLPVLVEWQHRQKQKQRDEKPRRVKQA; translated from the exons ATGTCCGACCTCTACCTCTCCCGTATCCGTAACTGGTTCCTCAGTTCGCCGCCAGCAGAATGGGCCATCAACCGCCTTAGAGACACTTTGATAGGATCATTGAGCCAAGGACCTATCCCAGGCCATGTCGCTTTCGAAATGGACGGCAACCGAAGATATGCCAGAAGTCACAAGATCGAGACAGTAGAAGGCCATCACCTCGGCTTCGAGGCTCTGGCCCGGGTTCTGGAGATTTGCTACAAGTGTGGTGTCAAGGTGGTCACCGTCTATGCTTTTAGTCTGGAAAACTTCCACCGGCCCAAGTATGAGGTCGACGGCCTGATGCAACTGGCCAAGGTGAAGCTCGAGCAACTCATTCAGCATGGGGAGCTGTTGGACAGATACGGTGCTAGTGTCAAGGTATTGGGGCGTCTTGATCTGATCCCTCCAGATGTTCTCGAAGTGGTGGAAAGAGCGGTCGCTGCTACCAGTCACAACACAAC ATGTGTTCTCAACATTTGCTTCCCCTACACGTCGCGGGAAGAAATGACAACAGCCATCAGGACGACTGTAGAAGAATATTCAACCACCCCTCGGCCACACAGCACCCCATTTTCGCAGAGCAGAATTACGCAAAAGATCTTGTCCAAACAGGGTGACAAACCAGAGACTCTGGAGTCTATTGAAGAGACCCCCTCTCAGTCGGACGACCATGACCAGGATGATGCCGTGTCGACGGCTACCACCCTTCGTTCCGATCCATCTACGCAAAAGTCGGAGGGCTCGGAAAACGTGGCCATCTATCCAAACGCGGAGACAATCACGCCCGAGACCATCGATAAGCATCTCTACACTGCCGGGTGCCCCCCGCTTGACATATTCGTGCGAACCAGCGGCGTGGAGAGACTGAGTGACTTCATGCTCTGGCAGTGCCACCAGGACACGCATATTTTCTTCCTCAAGTGCTTCTGGCCTGAATTTGATCTCTGGCACTTCCTGCCTGTGCTGGTGGAATGGCAGCACAgacaaaagcaaaagcaacGTGACGAGAAGCCTAGGCGGGTGAAACAGGCATGA
- a CDS encoding hypothetical protein (BUSCO:EOG09264W1U; EggNog:ENOG503NX88; COG:S), translating into MSFTNAPVTRTLVVGLVGSSIAASLLDIKHYFYISIGTHILRYHQLWRVLAYQLCYLNSSEVLFGAMALYNMRTIEQRWGSRKYASFILVTALFTSIVPPLILTAFLRPLSFGVLDFLPAGPTPIIFAILAQYHAMIPHMYKYKVALATGPPTGQDSAALTFSDKSTKYMMAGQLAMSQFPGSLLGAVVGWLVGYAWRNEALPGVLTRWRVPGWVVGMRGQKTNAEFENMRRRLESEGASTGTASGIQQQQAGPTEGNNRRRTMGQQLIDEVRGAF; encoded by the exons ATGTCATTCACAAACGCGCCGGTAACGCGCacattggtggtgggattggtTGGCTCATCGATAGCAGCCAGCCTTCTCGACATAAAACACTATTTCTATATATCCATCGGCACCCATATTCTACGATATCACCAGTTATGGCGGGTCCTGGCGTACCAGCTATGCTATCTCAACTCATCCGAGGTCCTGTTTGGGGCAATGGCTCTATACAATATGAGAACTATTGAGCAGCGGTGGGGCTCAAGAAAATATGCC TCATTCATCCTCGTCACCGCACTCTTCACCTCGATCGTGCCACCGCTTATACTGACGGCATTCCTCAGGCCATTGAGTTTTGGCGTGCTAGATTTCCTACCTGCCGGCCCAACACCGATCATATTTGCGATTCTGGCTCAATACCATGCCATGATCCCACACATGTACAAGTACAAGGTGGCGCTGGCTACGGGGCCACCAACTGGCCAGGACTCGGCAGCGCTGACCTTCTCAGACAAGTCAACCAAATACATGATGGCAGGGCAGCTGGCCATGTCCCAGTTCCCGGGCTCCCTTCTTGGTGCCGTGGTGGGCTGGCTCGTTGGATACGCCTGGCGCAATGAGGCCCTACCTGGGGTTTTGACTCGCTGGCGGGTTcctggttgggttgttggtatGAGAGGTCAGAAGACCAATGCCGAGTTTGAGAATATGAGAAGGCGGCTGGAAAGTGAAGGGGCCTCAACTGGCACAGCTTCTGGtatccagcaacaacaagctgGCCCAACTGAAGGCAACAACAGACGGAGGACGATGGGCCAGCAGCTCATCGACGAAGTTCGCGGTGCATTTTAA